AACGGCGCGTAATCCAGGTGAAGATCCGGTTTTTTCTTTAACCGGTAAGTTACGTTCAGGATAAGCCATTTGCCGGCTTCGCCGCCTTTGAAAATGCTGCTCCGGTAATCAAAATCACATTCAAGCTTATTGAAATAACAACGTTGTCCGGAAATTAAATTACAGGCTTCGAGAGACTCAAAAGCATCTTTCTGCTCTACGCCGTACGCACCAATATTCTGCACAGGAGCAGCACCCACTGTTCCGGGAATCAGGCTCAGATTTTCCAATCCGCCCCAGCCTTTTTGCACCGTAAAGTCCACAAAATCACTCCAGTTTTCACCGCTTCCCGCTTTAATCAGCACCTCATCGTCAGTTTCTTCCACCACATGATATCCTTTGATGTTGCTGTGTAAGATCCAGCCGTTAAAATCGCGGGTAAACAACAAATTACTTCCGCCGCCAAGGATAAAATGACGGTTTTCGCCCGGGTCGAAATTTTTTACCACATCTTCTATTTCTTCATAAGCAGAAATGGAAACAAAATAGCGGGCTTTTACTTTCACACCAAAGGTGTTATAATTTTTTAAAGAAATATGATCTAAAAACTGCATAACTTTTTATCCCTTTTTCCTGCCGGATGACTTCCATTGAAGACCCGTATAATTTTCAGGAGTAATGGCCTTTAATTCTTTTTTTACTTCTTCGCGAACATCCAGGTTATCAATAAATTTCCAAACTTCCTGCCGGGTAATCTTTTTGTTGGTCCGGGTCAGTGCCTTAAGGGTTTCGTAAGGCTGCGGATAACGCTCACGCCGCAAAATATTCTGAATGGCCTCGGCAACCACCGCCCAATTATCGTTTAGATCGGCTTTCAGTTTTTCTTCATTCAAAATCAGCTTTCCCAATCCTTTTTTCAGCGAATGCAAAGCAATGAGCATGTGGGCCAGCGGAACCCCAATATTACGAAGTACGGTAGAATCGGTTAAATCGCGCTGCAAGCGCGATACCGGAAGTTTTCCGGAAAGATGCTGCAACAAAGCATTGGCCACTCCGAGGTTTCCCTCGGCATTTTCAAAATCAATGGGATTTACTTTGTGCGGCATAGCCGACGAACCCACTTCGCCGGATTTAATCTTTTGCTTAAAATAATCCATGGAAATGTACAGCCACACATCACGGCTCAAATCGACAAGAATAGTATTTATCCGTTTTAAAGCATCAAACCAGGCCGCCAGATCGTCGTAATGTTCAATTTGTGTGGTCGTCTGCTGACGCCGGATTCCCAGTTGTTTTTCCAAAAAATCATTGGCAAATTTTCTCCAGTCCACCGACGGATAAGTTACCACATGGGCATTCATGTTTCCGGTAGCTCCGCCAAATTTTCCTGAAAACGGAATACTCTGCAGCAATTCCAACTGTCTTTCGAGCCGTTCAACAAAAACGAACAGCTCTTTTCCCAATCGTGTAGGAGAAGCCGGCTGTCCATGTGTACGGGCCAGCATCGGAACCGCTTTCCAGCGGTCAGCCAGGCCGGCCAGTTGCTTTTTCAGGTTTTGAAGAGCCGGAAAAAGAACATTATGATGCGCCTCTTTCAGCATAAGCGGAAATGCCGTATTGTTAACATCCTGAGACGTTAATCCAAAATGAATGTATTCTTTCAGCTCTCCCAGTCCGGCTGCTTCCATTTTGTCTTTAACAAAATACTCCACCGCTTTCACATCGTGGATGGTCACTTTTTCTGTCTTTTTAACCGTACGGGCATCTTTTTCAGAAAACTGCTGATAGATTGTCCGCAAGGCATCAAAACGGGAAGCATCCACATGCTCCAGTCCGGGCAAAGGAAGCCGGCACAAAGCGATAAAATATTCCACTTCCACACGTACACGATAACGGATGAGGGCATACTCAGAAAAATACTCCGAGAGGGATTTTGTTTTTTCCCGATAGCGGCCATCTATCGGAGAAACAGCGGTTAGCGGCGAAAGCTCCATGGGTTTTAATTTTTTTCAAAGGTAAAACTTTTGGATTAACCTTTCAGAAATAAAACCACCTTAAAGGTTAAAAAATCTATAGGCTTGGGGCAGTTTACTTCATATCAAAAAAAGAAAATAAAAAAACTTGCATATATGTAACGAATACGTTACTTTTGCCCTGTGAGAGAAATCTTGATCACACCGGAATGTTTAGATTTTATAGATCATCAGGGTGAAAGAATATCAACCAAGTTTTTTCAACTGATTGAGGTGATTACAGAAATAAAAATTGTACATTCAAATTTCATTAAAAAGCTAATAAATACACATTTTTATGAACTAAGAATAAAAACAGGTAACGAAATTCGTGTAATCATATTTGCTGTAGATCATGCAAATTTTAATGAATGTACAAAAGCAATTTGTTTAATGGGCTTTCATAAAAAATCGACAAAAGATTATAAAAAAGCGATTAAGCAAGCAGAAAAAATATTAGAAAAATATTTATAAAGCGTAAAATTATGGGGCAGTTAATAAAAGCGAAAGACATCATTGAAAAAAAATACGGCAAAAAAGGAACTGAATCTCGCGAAAAATTCAGAGATGAAGCTTTTTCATATTATTTTGGAGAAATCATTAAAACACGCCGAAAGGAATTAAAGCTAAGTCAAAATGATTTAGCGAAAATGATTGGCAAAAAAAGACCCTACATCTCAAGAGTTGAAAATGGTGAAGACATCAGAATATCAAATTTTGTATTAATTGCAAATGCTCTTAATTTATCCATTGATCTGACTGCAAAATGATTAGCGACAACATTCTCCTGTCCATGCATGTATGTGTGTAGACTTTTTGGCAGAATAACGCGTACACCTTTCAAAATGTTTAATGTTTTGCATTTCAAATTTTAGGCACTGCCAACTTTAGGCAATGGAAGTACTTGAAGTGTGAAGTACTTAAAGTGATTATATCTTGTATTTATAACTAATCCCGAAGGGGTTGAACACTGACCTCTGAATAAATTCAGAGTCAATGATAATAGTCGTCCCTACGGGACTCCAATGTATCACATCTTATCGGTGTTTGACGCAGATAAGTCCGGAAATTATCGTTCGAGCGGACACTCAAACGATGAAAAGCGTTGATACTTTTTTGGGGATTTGTCTTTTTGTTTTTTGGGATTTCGTTTGTGATTTGATTTTTTGTCTTTTGTGGTTTTCCCCTTTAGGCACTTACGGAATCAAGGTATAACCATACGCCCGTTTTTCTTTTACCAAACGTTGTAACCTTTCGCGGTCTGCCGGGGATAGAATAAAAGGATTGTTACGCAGAATAAGAATCCGGATACGGGGACTCTCTGCCAGTTTCCAGGGAAATTGAGACAAATTATTATGTTGTAGATCAAGCTCTTTCAGTTCTTTTAATCCGGAAAGATCCGGAACATAAAAAAGCTGATTATACCCCAGCCCCACTCGTTGTAAATGCGAAAAGTTTTTGATCCACGAAGGAATTACTTTCAGCTGGTTATGATGAATGTACAAATACCGCAATTGCGTCAGATAGCGCATGGAATCAGGCAACACCGAAATGTGATTAAACGAAAGAAAAAGCTGCCGGAGGTTTGTCAGCCTTCCGATAGCCGGAGGAATTGCTTTCAACTGGTTGTAGTAAAAATCAAGCTGAACCAACCGGTGCAACCGGAAAACTTCTGCAGGAATCGTATCAAACCGGTTTTTATAAAAAATAAGGATTCTCAAACTATCGAGATTACCGAAAGATGCCGGAAGCGAAGAAAGCTCATTTTTAGCAAAGTTGAGTTTTTTAGCCGACTGCCATTCATCCACATTTTCCAGCAGTTGTTTCAGATGGTTTCCTGCCAACAGGATACTTTTTACCCCACTCAGGTTTTTCACGGCTCGTTTATTCAGCTTCACCGCGTTAAAGTTCAGGTTTACCTCTTCCAATGCCGTCATTTTCCGGAGAAACCGCGGAATACGTTTTATATGATTGTACTCCATCTCCAGTGTTTTCAGGTTTTTCAGCCGTTTAATAGAGCGGGGAATTCTCCTGAACCGGTCATGGCTAAGCTTCACAAAGGTAATGGTTGAATTTTTCGGAAACCGGATCTTTTTCAGCGGATTATTCGAAAAGACCACATTCCGGAGGCTGTCGCTTTCCAGACAGGAAACCGGGATTTTCTTCAAATGGTTTCCTGAGGCTTTTAATGATCTCACTTTTTTAAAGCCCGAAATATCCGGCAGTTTTGTGAAATCACAACGGGAAAGATCCAGCACAAAAACAGAATCTTTGTTAGCCGAAGCCAAAAAATGTAACCGTTCCTGCTGTCTGATCCGGGCCAGAGAATCATTTCTTTTTTGCCAAACCCGGAATAACGAATCGCGCCGCGCGGAAACCGTTTTCAGCTTTTGTGTATACCCGGCTTTGGCCAGAAACAAAAAGAAAAGAAAGAAAACTATTTTTTTCATGTTTCAAAAAAACGCCCAAAAAGGTTGTCTAAAGCAGAGCTTTTGGTAAAAAGCTTATTGAAGAGAAAATTTTACAGGAAGATTAAAACTAACGCGAACCGGTTTTCCATGCTGATAACCGGGAATCCAGTGAGGCATACCCATCAAAGCTTTTAGCACTTCGTGGTTGATGGCTTCTCTGGCAGCACCGGTCCCTATACTTCTCAGAATCTTAAAATGGGAAATGGAACCATCTTTTTCTACAATAAAATTTACGAAAACTCTTCCCTCTACCCCGGCTTTTTTAGCTTCTGCCGGATAAGTGATGTTATCCGCCAAGTATTGCATAAGGGCTTTTAAGCCACCGGGGAATTGAGGCATTTTTTCAACAACTTGAAAAACCTGGCCGGTATCTGCCTGAGCGGCAATTGCGTTTTGCTCAGCAGGAGTCTGATCCCGAATAACAATCTTTTTGTCCTGGGTAACCACAGCCACCTGCGGCGAATTATCCGGTACCGGCTGGTCAGCATTGCTGCAGGCAAACAGCGTTAAGGCAATAGCGCATGCCGTAAATAATAATTTCACCGGCATCTTTTGGGGGGATTTTTGATTTTTCATCATGATCATCCGTTTTTTTAAAAGTAAATAACTAAAATTATGGGTAATGGGACTGAACTCAAAACCGCCGGCTTCGCTGAAAAGCAAATGCAGATAGCTGTTTTCGCTACTTTCGGAAACCGTTAGGTCCCTATCGGCAATAAACTCATGGTTTTCTTTCACCGCTTTTTTGATCAGATACACAAAGGGATTGAACCACTGAAAGATACCGAGTATTTCGAGCCATATTAAATCGAGAGAATGTTTTTGCCGGATATGAATCTTTTCGTGGCAGATAATGGCGGCCGCCCGGGGATTTTCAAATATCGCTTTACGGATAAAAATCAAATGGAAAAAAGAAAATACCGGAAGCTCTTCGGTGACAAAAACAAATTTTATCCCCGCTTCTGTTTTGGTTTCTGATTTCCGGACCAGCCGGTAAAGGCGAAATAAACTAAACAAAAAACGAAGTGCCATAATAAACACACCCAAAAGATAAACATCCCACAGTATAGTTACCAGCGACCATGCCGAGCCGGCAGCAACAGCACTTCCCAGGTCGCCTACCTGTATTTCGCCGAGCTGCACCGTTAAGAGTTGCCCCAAAGGATTTTGAAAACCGGCAGGAAACAGTGCCGGCAACTGAATCAATGGAATAAAGACCGACAGCAATGTGGCAAGGAGCAAATAATACCGGTTAAACCGGAAATCGGTTTGTTTTCTGAAGAAAAGGAACCACGCACCGTAAAAAATTCCCAGACTGAGCAGCGACTTAACAAAATAAAGCATCAACGGGTTCATGATTTTCAAATTAAAGGTTGTTTTTCTTTTCGATTTCTTCCTGAATAATTCTCTGCATCTCTTCCAGCTCTTCAAGACTCAGATCTTGGTCCTTCGCAAAAAAGGAGGTAAAAGAACGATAAGAATTACTAAAATAATTCTTGAAAAAATGGCTGAAAAAAGCTTTCCGATAGGCTTTTTTTGTAATCAGCGGGTAATATTCATAGGTTTTACCCTCCGTCCGGTGCCCCACAAAACCTTTTTTTTCCAAAATGCGAATAATGGTGGAAACCGTGTTATAGGCCGGCTTGGGGCGGGGTAACTCAGCAATGATATCTTTGACATGGGCTCTTTTCAAATCCCATAGTTTCTGCATGATCTGCTCTTCGGCTTTGGTCAGTGTTTTCATTTTCCGTTTTATTTATAACTAAAAGTTTAGTTAATTATTGCAAAGAAAGTAAACCTTTTGCAATAAAACAAATTTTTTAACTAAAAATTTAGTTGTTTTTTTACCGAAGCCAAAACGGACAAAGTTAAGGCACAAGCGGACGTATGTTTGCAGTTTGAAAATAAATTAGGTTATTTTGTTGGAGAGAGAAAAAAGAAAACTCAACTCGTCCGTGTTGTCCGCCAGAAGGCGGATACCTTACGGCATAAATACGGACGTATTTATTACCGCATTTGTAATGCTTAAGACCGGTACAGCAATCCTGTTGATTTTTATTGGAAATCCATCCGCGTTCAAAACGCGGATGAGAGGTATATCCACTGGACATTCAATGTCAGGTTCTATTCCAAAAACACAAAATACTTTTGCCAAAAGATGACTGATGTCACCGGAATATTTATTGAGCAGCATAATCTGAAGCTATTTCAAAAGATTTCTGAATTAAGAATATGAAGTATGCTATCAGAAAACACAATTTTTAAAATTAATCTTTGACTATGAAATTTGCTCTTGTTAATAATAAGAAAAAAGAAGCGACCAAAGGAGCTAAAGGAATTTGTCCAGTTTGTGGCTCAGAATTAATTGCCAAATGTGGTAAAATCAAAATAAATCATTGGGCCCATAAAAAAAGTAGCGAATGTGACCCATGGTGGGAAAACGAGACAGAATGGCACCGTACATGGAAAAATAATTTTCCAAACGAATGGCAAGAAATTCTACTACCTGATGAAAAAACAGGAGAAAAACACATAGCCGATGTTCGTACCAAACATGGTTTAGTAATTGAATTCCAACATTCACACATTGATTCACAGGAACGTATTTCTCGTGAAAATTTTTATAAAAATATGGTTTGGATTGTTGACGGAACCCGGTTAAAAAGAGATTATCCTCGCTTTGTCAAAGGATTGAAAAATAATCTTCGTAAAACAAATAAAAAAGGATATTTTCAAGTTAATTTTCCAGAAAAATGTTTTCCATCTGCTTGGCTTGAAAGTTTGGTTCCCGTTATTTTTGATTTTTTAGGAATGGAATTAATGGACGACCCTAATGATTTAAGAAATAAGCTTTATTGTTTATTCCCGAAACAAAATAAAAGAAAAGTTACCCTAGCAATTTTTACACGTGAATCATTCATAAATAATGTCATTAATGGCAACTGGTTTAAAAAACAACAAAAACAAAATGCAAAACCTTTAGTACAGAACAAAATTAAAAAGAGAAGAGAAAGTACACATTATTACGACCCTAAAAAAGGACGACTTGTAAGAAAGTGGCGTTTTTAGGAAAAAAATACCATAACAACAATTAATAACGATCATATCTTTCTCATTACAACGCCATTATCATAAAGTAGTAACACGTAAAACAAAATTAAACAATTCATCAACGACATAAATTATTGTTTAACAACCTAAAATTCATAATTATGCATTTTTTAAGTAGCTTAATTCCCTTAGCATTGATGGCAGGAATATTTTGGTTATTCCTATACGTTACCCTGCTTATTATCAAAAAAGTATTTCCCTGTAAAAAGCAGAAGTAATTTTCACCTTCGTTTTTTACCGCTTACCTCAACTCGTCCGTGTTTGTAACACGGACGTATTTATTACAGCATTTGTAATGCTTAAAAACCGGTACAGCAATCCTGTTGATTTTTATTGAAAATCCATCCGCATTTTGAACGCGGATGAGAGGTATGCCTGAATATTTTGATTGTAATGAAAGAAAATGCATTATGCCTTTTCAACAATGCAATTATTTATTACACATGCCTTTTATAAAAGGCAATATCATGAAACGATCAGTAGCTAAATTAATAAGCTTAGTGTTTTCAACAACATTCAAATGTTGTATTTTCTAGAAATCCATCCGCGTTTTGAACGCGGATGAGCGGTGTTTTTGTATTAAGGCGCAAGCGGATGCTTACGCCAGTTTTAGTTATTCCTTTTGTATCTTTTGTTTGCGGCAGGGGTGGAAGCGGATAGCCCGCAGGGCCCGGGCAGATGGAAGGCTTGCGGAGGCGGGGCGACAGGCGAAGCCCCCGCAAACGCTTAGCCGACACTGGCCGGGCACGAGGACTATGAGCGGACAACCCGTGATGGCTTTGTGTGTAAGCCCGCCCAAGTTATAAAAGCATAAGCAAATAAAAAGCTAAGGCACTAGCAGATACTCCGCCATTTTTAGGGTTTTTTAGGTGCAAGCGAATGCTTACGCCAATTTAGTGCCGTTTAGTTTTCGGAATAAAAAAAGCCTTCGCAACGGTTGCGAAGGCTTTTTTCTCGGTGATATTGAAATTATTTCAATCCTTTCTTTTTCATGTAAGCATCCGGTTTGGGAGCCCGGCCACGGAAATCTTTAAAGAGTTTCATCGGATCTTCGGTACCGCCTTTTGAGAGAATATCTTTGCGGAAACGGGTAGCGGTGGCATGGTCAAACAATCCCTTTTCCTTAAAAGCCTGATAAGCATCGGCATCAAGCACCTCAGCCCAAACATAGCTATAATATCCTGAAGCGTAGCCCCCGGAGAAAATATGGTTAAAGTAAGTACTACGATAGCGGGGTACAATTTCCGGAATCAGATGAATCCGGTTCATGGCCTGTTTTTCAAAAGTATTCACATTACCGGTAAACGGTTTGGTAATGGTGTGCCAATCCATGTCGAGATAAGAGGCTGCCAAATATTCCGTCAGGGTAAAGCCCAAATTAAACCGGCTGGCGGCTTCCATTTTTTTGATCAGCGCATCAGGAATGGGTTTCCCGGTTTTGTAATTTTTAGCATAGCTTTTCAGTACGGCCGGCTCAGTAGCCCAGTTTTCCATGATTTGCGAAGGCATTTCCACAAAGTCGCGCGGAACCGCTGTTCCGGAAAGACTTTCGTAATGACACTGGCTAAAAAGACCGTGCATAGCATGTCCCATTTCGTGGAACATGGTTTCTACCTCGTCCAGGCTCAGCAACGCCGGCGTATCGCCGGTAGGCCGGGTAAAATTATAATTGACAGAAATAACCGGAATCACATTTTTACCATTTTCAAAATGCTGTTTCCGGTAAGCTGTCATCCAGGCACCGCCCTGTTTATTCGACCGCGGGAAAAAGTCCATGTATAAAATTCCAATCAGTTTGCCATTGGCTTCGCGTACTTCATAAGCCTGAACATCTTTTTGATACACCGGAATTTTTGCATTCGGAACAAACTGAATTCCATAAAGTTTGTGGAGAACGTCAAACAAACCTTTACGCACGTTGCCCAATTCAAAATAGGGACGCAGTTCGGCATCGTCAAGATTATATTTTTGTTTGCGGAGCTTTTCGGTATAATACCACCAGTCCCAGGGTTGTATTTTAAAATGATTGCCTTCGGCATCAGCCAGCTTTTGCAGGTTAACGGCTTCTTTGCGGGCCATATTCATGGCAGGAGGCGTAATCTCATCCAGCAAACGGAAAACATTTTTCGGCGTTTTGGCCATGCTCTCTTCCAAAACATACGATGAATAATCG
The sequence above is drawn from the Candidatus Sulfidibacterium hydrothermale genome and encodes:
- the purB gene encoding adenylosuccinate lyase translates to MELSPLTAVSPIDGRYREKTKSLSEYFSEYALIRYRVRVEVEYFIALCRLPLPGLEHVDASRFDALRTIYQQFSEKDARTVKKTEKVTIHDVKAVEYFVKDKMEAAGLGELKEYIHFGLTSQDVNNTAFPLMLKEAHHNVLFPALQNLKKQLAGLADRWKAVPMLARTHGQPASPTRLGKELFVFVERLERQLELLQSIPFSGKFGGATGNMNAHVVTYPSVDWRKFANDFLEKQLGIRRQQTTTQIEHYDDLAAWFDALKRINTILVDLSRDVWLYISMDYFKQKIKSGEVGSSAMPHKVNPIDFENAEGNLGVANALLQHLSGKLPVSRLQRDLTDSTVLRNIGVPLAHMLIALHSLKKGLGKLILNEEKLKADLNDNWAVVAEAIQNILRRERYPQPYETLKALTRTNKKITRQEVWKFIDNLDVREEVKKELKAITPENYTGLQWKSSGRKKG
- a CDS encoding leucine-rich repeat domain-containing protein, with amino-acid sequence MKKIVFFLFFLFLAKAGYTQKLKTVSARRDSLFRVWQKRNDSLARIRQQERLHFLASANKDSVFVLDLSRCDFTKLPDISGFKKVRSLKASGNHLKKIPVSCLESDSLRNVVFSNNPLKKIRFPKNSTITFVKLSHDRFRRIPRSIKRLKNLKTLEMEYNHIKRIPRFLRKMTALEEVNLNFNAVKLNKRAVKNLSGVKSILLAGNHLKQLLENVDEWQSAKKLNFAKNELSSLPASFGNLDSLRILIFYKNRFDTIPAEVFRLHRLVQLDFYYNQLKAIPPAIGRLTNLRQLFLSFNHISVLPDSMRYLTQLRYLYIHHNQLKVIPSWIKNFSHLQRVGLGYNQLFYVPDLSGLKELKELDLQHNNLSQFPWKLAESPRIRILILRNNPFILSPADRERLQRLVKEKRAYGYTLIP
- a CDS encoding type II toxin-antitoxin system RelE/ParE family toxin encodes the protein MITPECLDFIDHQGERISTKFFQLIEVITEIKIVHSNFIKKLINTHFYELRIKTGNEIRVIIFAVDHANFNECTKAICLMGFHKKSTKDYKKAIKQAEKILEKYL
- a CDS encoding helix-turn-helix domain-containing protein, whose amino-acid sequence is MGQLIKAKDIIEKKYGKKGTESREKFRDEAFSYYFGEIIKTRRKELKLSQNDLAKMIGKKRPYISRVENGEDIRISNFVLIANALNLSIDLTAK
- a CDS encoding competence protein CoiA yields the protein MKFALVNNKKKEATKGAKGICPVCGSELIAKCGKIKINHWAHKKSSECDPWWENETEWHRTWKNNFPNEWQEILLPDEKTGEKHIADVRTKHGLVIEFQHSHIDSQERISRENFYKNMVWIVDGTRLKRDYPRFVKGLKNNLRKTNKKGYFQVNFPEKCFPSAWLESLVPVIFDFLGMELMDDPNDLRNKLYCLFPKQNKRKVTLAIFTRESFINNVINGNWFKKQQKQNAKPLVQNKIKKRRESTHYYDPKKGRLVRKWRF
- a CDS encoding M56 family metallopeptidase, which encodes MNPLMLYFVKSLLSLGIFYGAWFLFFRKQTDFRFNRYYLLLATLLSVFIPLIQLPALFPAGFQNPLGQLLTVQLGEIQVGDLGSAVAAGSAWSLVTILWDVYLLGVFIMALRFLFSLFRLYRLVRKSETKTEAGIKFVFVTEELPVFSFFHLIFIRKAIFENPRAAAIICHEKIHIRQKHSLDLIWLEILGIFQWFNPFVYLIKKAVKENHEFIADRDLTVSESSENSYLHLLFSEAGGFEFSPITHNFSYLLLKKRMIMMKNQKSPQKMPVKLLFTACAIALTLFACSNADQPVPDNSPQVAVVTQDKKIVIRDQTPAEQNAIAAQADTGQVFQVVEKMPQFPGGLKALMQYLADNITYPAEAKKAGVEGRVFVNFIVEKDGSISHFKILRSIGTGAAREAINHEVLKALMGMPHWIPGYQHGKPVRVSFNLPVKFSLQ
- a CDS encoding M3 family metallopeptidase, with amino-acid sequence MRKNPLLGKFDTPFGVPPFQKIKAEDYKEAFQKGIEQQNAEIEKIVSDTATPTFANTIEALEESGKLLHRTQTIFENILSANTNDTLQKLAKEEAPVLSAHDDNILMNQKLFDRIDQVYQKRNQLKLNDEQNMLLEKTYRRFVRGGAKLSASDKEKLKKINGELSVLSLQFGDNVLADNNAFELYLTDKKDLAGLPKTVIDAAAETAKAHGKTTGWLFTLNKPSLIPFLQYSSRRDLREKMFKGYIMRGDNNNKNDNKAIVKKMVNLRLEKAKLLGYPDYSSYVLEESMAKTPKNVFRLLDEITPPAMNMARKEAVNLQKLADAEGNHFKIQPWDWWYYTEKLRKQKYNLDDAELRPYFELGNVRKGLFDVLHKLYGIQFVPNAKIPVYQKDVQAYEVREANGKLIGILYMDFFPRSNKQGGAWMTAYRKQHFENGKNVIPVISVNYNFTRPTGDTPALLSLDEVETMFHEMGHAMHGLFSQCHYESLSGTAVPRDFVEMPSQIMENWATEPAVLKSYAKNYKTGKPIPDALIKKMEAASRFNLGFTLTEYLAASYLDMDWHTITKPFTGNVNTFEKQAMNRIHLIPEIVPRYRSTYFNHIFSGGYASGYYSYVWAEVLDADAYQAFKEKGLFDHATATRFRKDILSKGGTEDPMKLFKDFRGRAPKPDAYMKKKGLK
- a CDS encoding BlaI/MecI/CopY family transcriptional regulator produces the protein MKTLTKAEEQIMQKLWDLKRAHVKDIIAELPRPKPAYNTVSTIIRILEKKGFVGHRTEGKTYEYYPLITKKAYRKAFFSHFFKNYFSNSYRSFTSFFAKDQDLSLEELEEMQRIIQEEIEKKNNL
- the murB gene encoding UDP-N-acetylmuramate dehydrogenase; protein product: MQFLDHISLKNYNTFGVKVKARYFVSISAYEEIEDVVKNFDPGENRHFILGGGSNLLFTRDFNGWILHSNIKGYHVVEETDDEVLIKAGSGENWSDFVDFTVQKGWGGLENLSLIPGTVGAAPVQNIGAYGVEQKDAFESLEACNLISGQRCYFNKLECDFDYRSSIFKGGEAGKWLILNVTYRLKKKPDLHLDYAPLQKYFEKTPPEKITVRAVSEAVKAIRRAKLPDPEKLGNAGSFFKNPIIREERFHHLQQRFPDIPFYRLPNGWIKIPAGWLIEQTGWKGKRKGDAGVYERQALVIVNYGKATGPEILNLAKAIQKDVLKKFDIQLEPEVLIL